The following are from one region of the Streptomyces rubrogriseus genome:
- a CDS encoding single stranded DNA-binding domain-containing protein, with protein MSFGDPNNPYGPPQGGQQPNYGYPQQPQGQPGYGYPAAPPVQQPYGGGYGPGPTEMPGITRAAQIMLAVIAAAHLIVAAVYGYNLSQWDEVMLEAGVTGDAEAERFLELGKGIVVFFLALAAVYAVLGLVLVLQYAKGSNAVRVCSIVYGSLAIVTGIFTLAIYGLGLLIMIVSILLIVFAAKRASAEWFRRPRY; from the coding sequence ATGAGTTTCGGCGATCCGAACAACCCCTACGGCCCCCCGCAGGGCGGCCAGCAGCCGAACTACGGCTACCCGCAGCAGCCCCAGGGCCAGCCCGGTTACGGGTACCCGGCGGCGCCTCCGGTGCAGCAGCCGTACGGCGGAGGCTACGGGCCGGGACCGACGGAGATGCCGGGCATCACGCGCGCGGCGCAGATCATGCTCGCCGTGATCGCCGCCGCCCACCTGATCGTCGCCGCGGTCTACGGCTACAACCTGTCCCAGTGGGACGAGGTGATGCTGGAGGCCGGCGTCACCGGGGACGCCGAAGCGGAACGTTTCCTCGAGCTGGGCAAGGGCATCGTCGTCTTCTTCCTCGCGCTGGCCGCCGTCTACGCCGTACTCGGTCTCGTCCTGGTGCTGCAGTACGCCAAGGGCAGCAACGCGGTCCGGGTCTGCTCGATCGTCTACGGTTCCCTCGCGATCGTGACCGGCATCTTCACCCTGGCCATCTACGGCCTCGGCCTGCTCATCATGATCGTCTCGATCCTGCTGATCGTGTTCGCCGCCAAGCGCGCCAGCGCCGAGTGGTTCAGGCGGCCCCGCTACTGA
- a CDS encoding glycoside hydrolase domain-containing protein, with translation MNDPNVRAAQEWVNATYDGVAQGYVRCAEDGSTGWQTVLSLTQGLQHELGISPTVQNFGPGTFDALVARGGIRPTETNTDLIRIVNYALWCKGYYGAASAGRWTSVTTDSMNDLIGDAGLASAADVSNIPTRLLAQIVKALLRMDQFRRVPGGTTEIQEFQRHLNLTYVYGEDITTMDLSPCDGVYSRDVQQAVMKALQFEIGIERSEIGGYFGSNTKARLKEQPTLGTGSDGALVHLFTALCVFNSPVLENGAAIPTAVRSTYTDATEEFVRAFQRFSQLTVTGKSDYDTWAQLLVSTGNEYRDTTACDEAAPLTFARAQALGNAGYRIVGRYLDEHLDPGDDGYLGKALTSTELSDIVRGGLGVYPIFQWNGTTRANFTYDKGFEQGGVAETRAREFGFGRGTCIYFAVDFDATQADIDAAVLDYFRGVRAALGRTNRYTFGVYGSRNVCRNVSNRVGATWSFVSGLSWGFSGNLGFPLPANWSFNQIRNGTFSYGSGSFGEAWEIDRNVWRRGSDPGTTVLNPARSPAQDFIDLVQRLFTAALEYDAGADPARLVCQFFRQEQYNGPDWRLSLGAVDQGWTAALAEQGLTLTGRRNLTDPVTGTSVGTEHLMATLEMCLEYSSTTDLVSLGDGGGWAGDLVTFYGDWRENKDRYPNPMLFAQDYLGKRDAASHFSNDQWIQDADGFNIMRLMRTESLGLPAAVARYYGTDSPGAGDRVCQRRYTLFYADRFDSSSSTTQTLARNLLLGRNSDIAVIAGTWFLISGVSLDAADRPENIDPAQLSNFVLAYAWELQERVEAEEGK, from the coding sequence ATGAACGATCCCAATGTGCGGGCGGCGCAGGAATGGGTGAACGCGACGTACGACGGCGTGGCCCAGGGCTACGTCCGCTGCGCCGAGGACGGCAGCACCGGCTGGCAGACGGTGCTCAGCCTCACTCAGGGACTCCAGCACGAGCTGGGGATCTCGCCGACCGTGCAGAACTTCGGTCCCGGCACGTTCGACGCGCTGGTGGCGCGCGGCGGCATCCGTCCCACCGAGACCAACACCGACCTGATCCGCATCGTCAACTACGCGCTGTGGTGCAAGGGGTACTACGGCGCCGCCTCGGCAGGCCGGTGGACCTCCGTGACCACCGACTCCATGAACGACCTGATCGGCGACGCGGGTCTGGCGTCGGCCGCCGACGTGTCCAACATCCCCACCAGGTTGCTGGCGCAGATCGTCAAGGCGTTGCTGCGCATGGACCAGTTCCGGCGGGTGCCCGGCGGTACCACGGAGATCCAGGAGTTCCAGCGCCACCTGAACCTGACCTACGTGTACGGCGAGGACATCACCACCATGGACCTCAGTCCGTGCGACGGCGTCTACTCGCGCGACGTGCAGCAGGCCGTGATGAAGGCCCTCCAGTTCGAGATCGGCATCGAACGGTCGGAGATCGGCGGGTACTTCGGCTCCAACACCAAGGCGAGGCTCAAGGAGCAGCCCACCCTCGGCACGGGAAGCGACGGCGCCCTGGTCCACCTGTTCACGGCCCTGTGCGTCTTCAACTCGCCGGTCCTGGAGAACGGCGCCGCGATCCCGACGGCCGTCCGCAGCACCTACACCGACGCCACCGAGGAGTTCGTCCGCGCCTTCCAGAGGTTCAGCCAGCTCACCGTGACCGGCAAGTCGGACTACGACACCTGGGCCCAGCTCCTCGTCTCCACCGGCAACGAGTACCGCGACACCACCGCGTGCGACGAGGCGGCGCCGCTCACCTTCGCCCGCGCGCAGGCACTCGGCAACGCCGGGTACCGGATCGTGGGCCGTTACCTCGACGAGCACCTCGACCCGGGCGACGACGGCTATCTGGGCAAGGCGCTGACCAGTACCGAGCTGAGCGACATCGTCCGCGGCGGCCTGGGCGTGTACCCGATCTTCCAGTGGAACGGCACGACGAGGGCCAACTTCACCTACGACAAGGGCTTCGAGCAGGGCGGCGTGGCCGAGACGCGGGCACGGGAGTTCGGTTTCGGCCGTGGTACCTGCATCTACTTCGCCGTGGACTTCGACGCGACGCAGGCCGACATCGACGCGGCCGTCCTCGACTACTTCCGGGGCGTGCGCGCGGCCCTCGGCCGGACGAACCGCTACACCTTCGGTGTCTACGGTTCCCGGAACGTGTGCCGCAACGTCTCCAACCGCGTCGGAGCCACCTGGTCCTTCGTGTCCGGCCTCTCCTGGGGGTTCTCCGGCAACCTCGGGTTCCCGCTGCCCGCGAACTGGTCGTTCAACCAGATCCGCAACGGCACCTTCAGCTACGGCAGCGGAAGTTTCGGCGAGGCCTGGGAGATCGACCGGAACGTGTGGCGCCGCGGCTCCGATCCCGGCACGACCGTGCTCAATCCCGCCCGATCGCCCGCACAGGACTTCATCGACCTCGTCCAGCGCCTCTTCACGGCCGCCCTGGAGTACGACGCGGGGGCGGACCCCGCCAGACTCGTCTGCCAGTTCTTCCGGCAGGAGCAGTACAACGGCCCCGACTGGCGGCTGTCCCTCGGGGCGGTCGACCAGGGATGGACGGCGGCACTGGCGGAGCAGGGACTGACACTCACCGGACGGAGGAACCTCACCGATCCGGTGACCGGGACGTCCGTCGGTACGGAGCACCTCATGGCGACGCTGGAGATGTGCCTCGAGTACTCCTCGACGACCGATCTCGTGTCGCTGGGGGACGGTGGCGGCTGGGCCGGTGACCTCGTGACGTTCTACGGGGACTGGCGCGAGAACAAGGACCGGTACCCGAACCCCATGCTCTTCGCCCAGGACTACCTCGGAAAGCGTGACGCCGCGTCCCACTTCTCCAACGACCAGTGGATCCAGGACGCCGACGGGTTCAACATCATGCGGCTCATGCGGACGGAGTCGCTCGGTCTCCCCGCTGCCGTCGCCCGTTACTACGGCACCGACAGCCCGGGCGCCGGCGACCGGGTCTGCCAGCGGCGGTACACGCTCTTCTACGCCGACCGTTTCGACAGCAGCAGTTCGACGACGCAGACCCTGGCCAGGAACCTGCTGCTGGGGAGGAACTCCGACATCGCGGTGATCGCGGGAACGTGGTTCCTGATCAGCGGTGTCAGCCTCGATGCGGCGGACCGTCCGGAGAACATCGACCCGGCCCAGCTCAGCAACTTCGTGCTCGCGTACGCCTGGGAGCTCCAGGAACGCGTCGAGGCCGAGGAAGGCAAGTGA
- a CDS encoding protein kinase domain-containing protein produces the protein MSGRPYAVPVPKGYRVGPWEVREPVASGAFATVYEAVRDASEGPDSTLDAGEQPRRAALKFLPTGTRTPRQLHHLRDLAEREVQLLRRLRSPRLIRMYDTLTVDDPDHPELDGATVLVLERAEGSLDAVLAREPAPESGPALLAQICEGLHQLHRAGWVHGDLKPANVLLMADGTARLADFNMAAELEGTHAYTPAFATPDYTPPELLWPEVDERGTRIRPSADVWAFGVLAHVVLTGAFPLPGGTSEARSDAAMRYTRGREELRLSPALSDAWRDILRDCLAPTHAERTTDTAALLRRVEEAAGASRSPRLPRLRPRRWRRPVLAAALAGAVVGTASLVYTTPWEPEPAAAAPPTCEKPVVYEDADGRGYQAGHSGTWDFTIARGDGGSQVRELQCLLRYLHGITAVGEVDGDFGPMTQGAVVTFQERAGLDADGIVGPATWRALREADEA, from the coding sequence GTGAGCGGGCGGCCGTACGCGGTCCCGGTGCCGAAGGGCTACCGGGTCGGGCCGTGGGAGGTGCGCGAGCCGGTCGCCTCCGGCGCCTTCGCCACCGTCTACGAGGCGGTCCGCGACGCCTCCGAGGGGCCGGACAGCACCTTGGACGCCGGTGAGCAGCCGAGGCGGGCGGCGCTGAAGTTCCTGCCCACCGGCACCCGCACCCCGCGCCAGCTGCATCACCTGCGCGATCTGGCCGAACGCGAGGTGCAGTTGCTGCGGCGGCTGCGCTCACCCCGGCTGATCCGGATGTACGACACGCTGACGGTCGACGACCCGGACCACCCGGAGCTGGACGGCGCGACCGTCCTGGTGCTGGAGCGGGCCGAGGGCTCCCTGGACGCGGTGCTGGCCAGGGAGCCGGCCCCGGAGTCCGGGCCGGCCCTGCTCGCCCAGATCTGCGAGGGCCTGCACCAGCTGCACCGCGCGGGCTGGGTGCACGGCGACCTCAAACCGGCCAACGTGCTGCTGATGGCGGACGGTACGGCCCGGCTCGCCGACTTCAACATGGCCGCCGAGCTGGAGGGCACCCACGCCTACACGCCCGCCTTCGCCACCCCGGACTACACCCCGCCCGAACTCCTGTGGCCCGAGGTCGACGAGCGCGGCACGCGCATCCGCCCGTCGGCCGACGTGTGGGCCTTCGGCGTCCTCGCGCACGTCGTCCTGACCGGTGCCTTCCCGCTGCCCGGCGGCACCTCGGAGGCACGCTCCGACGCGGCGATGCGCTACACCCGCGGCCGCGAGGAACTGCGCCTGTCCCCCGCCCTGTCCGACGCCTGGCGGGACATCCTGCGGGACTGCCTGGCCCCGACCCACGCGGAACGCACCACCGACACCGCCGCGCTGCTGCGCCGGGTGGAGGAGGCTGCGGGCGCCTCCCGCTCGCCCCGGCTGCCGAGGCTGCGGCCGCGCCGGTGGCGACGCCCGGTCCTGGCGGCGGCGCTGGCGGGGGCCGTGGTGGGCACGGCGAGCCTCGTCTACACCACCCCGTGGGAACCGGAACCCGCCGCCGCGGCCCCGCCCACCTGCGAGAAGCCGGTGGTGTACGAGGATGCCGACGGCCGCGGCTACCAGGCGGGCCACAGCGGCACCTGGGACTTCACCATCGCGCGGGGCGACGGCGGAAGCCAGGTCAGGGAGTTGCAGTGCCTGCTCCGGTACCTGCACGGCATCACGGCGGTGGGCGAGGTCGACGGCGACTTCGGCCCGATGACCCAGGGCGCGGTCGTCACCTTCCAGGAACGCGCGGGCCTGGACGCGGACGGGATCGTGGGTCCGGCCACCTGGCGGGCGCTGCGCGAGGCCGACGAGGCATGA
- a CDS encoding bifunctional methylenetetrahydrofolate dehydrogenase/methenyltetrahydrofolate cyclohydrolase, with product MTAQILDGKATAAAIKSELTARVAALKERGVTPGLGTVLVGDDPGSQKYVAGKHRDCAQVGIASIQRELPATATQEEIEAVVRELNEDPACTGYIVQLPLPRGIDENRILELMDPDKDADGLHPMNLGRLVLNEPAPLPCTPNGILTLLRRYGVEIKGAEVVVVGRGVTIGRPMPLLLTRRSENATVTQCHTGTRDLAAHLKRADIVIAAAGSPHLVRPEDVKPGAAVLDVGVSRNAEGKIMGDVHPGVAEVAAWISPNPGGVGPMTRAQLLVNVVEAAERSAG from the coding sequence ATGACCGCCCAGATTCTCGATGGCAAGGCCACCGCAGCCGCGATCAAGTCCGAACTGACCGCCCGCGTGGCGGCGCTGAAGGAGAGGGGCGTCACGCCCGGCCTCGGCACCGTCCTGGTCGGCGACGATCCAGGCAGCCAGAAGTACGTCGCCGGCAAGCACCGCGACTGCGCCCAAGTAGGCATCGCGTCCATCCAGCGCGAACTGCCCGCCACGGCCACGCAGGAGGAGATCGAGGCGGTCGTCCGCGAGCTGAACGAGGACCCGGCCTGCACGGGGTACATCGTCCAGCTGCCGCTGCCCAGGGGCATCGACGAGAACCGCATCCTCGAACTGATGGACCCGGACAAGGACGCGGACGGCCTGCACCCGATGAACCTGGGCCGCCTCGTCCTGAACGAGCCGGCACCGCTGCCCTGCACCCCCAACGGCATCCTCACCCTCCTGCGCCGCTACGGCGTCGAGATCAAGGGCGCCGAGGTCGTGGTCGTCGGCCGCGGCGTCACCATCGGCCGCCCGATGCCGCTGCTGCTCACCCGGCGCAGCGAGAACGCCACGGTGACCCAGTGCCACACCGGCACCCGGGACCTGGCCGCGCACCTCAAGCGCGCGGACATCGTGATCGCCGCGGCCGGTTCCCCGCACCTGGTCCGGCCCGAGGACGTCAAGCCGGGCGCGGCCGTCCTGGACGTCGGCGTCTCCCGCAACGCCGAGGGCAAGATCATGGGCGACGTGCACCCCGGCGTGGCCGAGGTGGCCGCCTGGATCTCCCCGAACCCCGGCGGCGTCGGCCCGATGACCCGGGCCCAGCTGCTCGTCAACGTGGTGGAGGCGGCGGAGCGCAGTGCCGGCTGA
- a CDS encoding DUF3017 domain-containing protein produces MPAEDTNAERPGDARAPEDGAPRAAQASGEPDGITVRDPVSAPDAEGRPRRTTRRFPLFTRDTARPEGGGRAAAGDAPAPARQWPVLTVTLLVGVGLLLTALDVFRWGLVLVGAALLLGAALRWAMPRVGMLAVRSRFTDIATYGVLGLSIALLALMAQPNPVLEIPFLKDTLHFTVS; encoded by the coding sequence GTGCCGGCTGAGGACACCAACGCCGAGCGTCCGGGCGACGCGCGGGCCCCGGAGGACGGGGCCCCGCGGGCGGCACAGGCCTCCGGGGAGCCGGACGGCATCACCGTCCGCGATCCGGTCAGCGCGCCCGACGCCGAGGGGCGGCCACGGCGCACCACGCGCCGGTTCCCGCTCTTCACCCGTGACACCGCCCGGCCCGAGGGCGGCGGCCGGGCCGCGGCCGGCGACGCCCCGGCGCCCGCCCGCCAGTGGCCGGTGCTCACCGTGACACTGCTGGTCGGCGTGGGGCTCCTGCTGACCGCGCTGGACGTGTTCCGCTGGGGGCTGGTCCTCGTCGGCGCCGCCTTGCTCCTTGGCGCCGCGCTCCGCTGGGCGATGCCCCGCGTCGGCATGCTCGCCGTGCGCTCGCGCTTCACGGACATCGCGACCTACGGCGTCCTCGGCCTCTCCATCGCCCTGCTGGCGCTGATGGCCCAGCCGAACCCGGTGCTGGAGATCCCGTTCCTCAAGGACACCCTGCACTTCACGGTCAGCTGA
- a CDS encoding serine/threonine protein kinase yields the protein MGGDGATRPGADGTGRGGGAGGEVPDTVALKFLPTGTGTPRQLAHLRDLVEREVELLRRLRQPRLIRMYETLTVDDPAHPRLDGATVLVLERAEGSLSALLAATPRPPAGPALLTQVCEGLQQLHRAGWVHGDLKPANVLLMADDTARLADFNMAAELEGTHAYTPAFSTPDYTPPELLWSEIGERGRRIRPSADVWAFGVLAHLVLTGSFPLPGGTPTARRDAAVAYARGGHELRLSPELPPGWREIVRACLTRTHADRIGTDALLRRVTGTTGDVTGRAGFSLRTRARPRRRILTAVAAGLLALAALGYGVARWAGDGRESAAGPRPGGTASVAAASYGAAELRTDRDVPPAYRLLIVETAHDCDREEVSPALIAAMLKVESDFDPDLADPAKDEYGIARWTPSVLRWWMNEDGTPGETVPQPPFPPAESVPAMGRYLCWITPRLDAGLPGDRSVLVAVAYRTSYRKVNDAGGVPPKYRDYADRVAHHLKEYTPRRGK from the coding sequence ATGGGCGGGGACGGCGCGACCCGCCCCGGTGCGGACGGCACCGGGCGCGGTGGCGGGGCGGGCGGGGAGGTTCCCGACACCGTCGCGCTGAAGTTCCTGCCCACCGGCACCGGCACCCCGCGGCAGCTGGCCCACCTGCGGGACCTGGTCGAGCGCGAGGTCGAGTTGCTGCGCCGGCTGCGGCAGCCCCGGCTGATCCGGATGTACGAGACCCTCACCGTCGACGACCCCGCCCACCCCCGGCTCGACGGCGCCACCGTCCTCGTCCTGGAGCGGGCCGAGGGCTCGCTGTCCGCCCTGCTCGCCGCCACGCCCCGCCCGCCGGCCGGACCCGCGCTGCTCACGCAGGTCTGCGAGGGCCTGCAGCAACTGCACCGCGCGGGCTGGGTGCACGGCGACCTCAAACCGGCCAACGTGCTGCTGATGGCGGACGATACGGCCCGGCTCGCCGACTTCAACATGGCCGCCGAGCTGGAGGGCACCCACGCCTACACGCCCGCCTTCTCCACCCCGGACTACACGCCCCCCGAGCTGCTGTGGTCCGAGATCGGCGAACGGGGCCGCCGGATCCGCCCCTCCGCCGACGTGTGGGCCTTCGGCGTCCTGGCCCACCTGGTGCTCACGGGTTCCTTCCCGCTGCCCGGCGGCACCCCCACGGCCCGCCGCGACGCCGCCGTCGCGTACGCCCGGGGCGGCCACGAGCTGCGCCTGTCCCCCGAACTCCCCCCGGGGTGGCGGGAGATCGTGCGGGCCTGCCTGACCCGTACGCACGCCGACCGGATCGGCACCGACGCCCTGCTGCGCCGCGTGACGGGTACGACGGGGGACGTGACCGGCAGGGCGGGGTTCTCGCTGCGGACCCGCGCACGCCCCCGGCGCAGGATCCTGACCGCCGTGGCCGCCGGCCTCCTCGCCCTCGCCGCGCTCGGCTACGGCGTCGCCCGCTGGGCCGGTGACGGCCGGGAGTCAGCCGCGGGCCCGCGCCCCGGCGGCACCGCGAGCGTCGCCGCCGCCTCCTACGGGGCGGCCGAACTGCGCACCGACCGGGACGTGCCGCCCGCCTACCGGCTGCTGATCGTGGAGACGGCGCACGACTGCGACCGCGAGGAGGTCAGCCCGGCCCTGATCGCGGCCATGCTGAAGGTCGAGAGCGACTTCGACCCGGATCTCGCCGACCCGGCCAAGGACGAGTACGGCATCGCCCGCTGGACGCCGAGCGTGCTGCGCTGGTGGATGAACGAGGACGGCACACCGGGCGAGACCGTGCCGCAGCCTCCGTTCCCGCCCGCCGAGTCCGTTCCGGCGATGGGCCGTTACCTGTGCTGGATCACACCCCGTCTCGACGCCGGCCTGCCGGGCGACCGCAGCGTGCTGGTCGCCGTGGCGTACCGGACGTCGTACCGGAAGGTGAACGACGCGGGCGGTGTTCCCCCGAAGTACCGCGACTACGCCGACCGCGTCGCTCACCACCTCAAGGAGTACACGCCCCGGCGGGGGAAGTGA
- the purH gene encoding bifunctional phosphoribosylaminoimidazolecarboxamide formyltransferase/IMP cyclohydrolase — protein sequence MTATAGSNKRAIRRALVSVYDKTGLEDLARGLHEAGVELVSTGSTAGRIAAAGVPVTKVEELTGFPECLDGRVKTLHPKVHAGILADLRLESHRQQLDELGVAPFDLVVSNLYPFRETVASGATPDECVEQIDIGGPSMVRAAAKNHPSVAIVTSPARYADVLSAVKDGGFDLAARKRLAAEAFQHTAAYDVAVASWFAAEYAPVDESGFPDFLGATYERAHTLRYGENPHQPAALYTSPEGGGLAQAEQLHGKEMSYNNYTDTDAARRAAYDHAEPCVAIIKHANPCGIAVGADVAEAHRKAHDCDPVSAYGGVIAVNRPVSKEMAERVAGIFTEVIVAPDYEDGALEALTKKKNIRVLRAPEAPAAPVEVKPIDGGALLQVTDRLQAEGDDPATWTLATGEALSEAELAELAFAWRACRAVKSNAILLAKDGASVGVGMGQVNRVDSAKLAVERAGAERAQGAYAASDAFFPFPDGLEILTGAGVKAVVQPGGSVRDELVVEAAKKAGVTMYFTGTRHFFH from the coding sequence GTGACCGCCACCGCCGGAAGCAACAAGCGGGCCATCCGTCGCGCACTCGTCAGCGTCTACGACAAGACCGGGCTCGAGGACCTCGCCCGCGGGCTGCACGAGGCCGGGGTCGAACTCGTCTCCACCGGGTCCACCGCCGGCCGGATCGCCGCGGCCGGCGTCCCCGTCACCAAGGTCGAGGAGCTGACCGGCTTCCCCGAGTGCCTGGACGGCCGCGTCAAGACCCTGCACCCCAAGGTCCACGCGGGCATCCTCGCCGACCTGCGCCTGGAGAGCCACCGGCAGCAGCTCGACGAGCTGGGCGTGGCCCCGTTCGACCTGGTCGTGAGCAACCTGTACCCGTTCCGCGAGACCGTCGCCTCCGGCGCCACCCCGGACGAGTGCGTCGAGCAGATCGACATCGGCGGCCCCTCCATGGTGCGCGCCGCCGCCAAGAACCACCCGTCGGTCGCCATCGTCACCAGCCCCGCCCGGTACGCCGACGTGCTCTCTGCGGTCAAGGACGGCGGCTTCGACCTGGCCGCCCGCAAGCGCCTGGCCGCCGAGGCCTTCCAGCACACCGCCGCGTACGACGTGGCCGTCGCCTCCTGGTTCGCCGCCGAGTACGCCCCCGTCGACGAGTCCGGCTTCCCCGACTTCCTCGGCGCCACCTACGAGCGCGCCCACACCCTGCGCTACGGCGAGAACCCGCACCAGCCCGCCGCGCTCTACACCTCCCCCGAAGGCGGCGGCCTCGCCCAGGCCGAGCAGCTGCACGGCAAGGAGATGTCCTACAACAACTACACGGACACGGACGCGGCCCGCCGGGCCGCGTACGACCACGCCGAGCCCTGCGTCGCGATCATCAAGCACGCCAACCCGTGCGGCATCGCGGTCGGCGCGGACGTCGCCGAGGCGCACCGCAAGGCGCACGACTGCGACCCGGTCTCCGCGTACGGCGGTGTGATCGCGGTCAACCGGCCGGTCTCCAAGGAGATGGCCGAGCGGGTCGCCGGGATCTTCACCGAGGTCATCGTCGCGCCGGACTACGAGGACGGCGCGCTCGAAGCCCTCACCAAGAAGAAGAACATCCGCGTCCTGCGCGCCCCCGAGGCCCCCGCCGCCCCGGTCGAGGTCAAGCCGATCGACGGTGGTGCCCTCCTCCAGGTCACCGACCGCCTCCAGGCCGAGGGCGACGACCCCGCCACCTGGACCCTGGCCACCGGCGAGGCGCTGTCCGAGGCGGAGCTGGCCGAGCTGGCCTTCGCCTGGCGGGCCTGCCGGGCCGTCAAGTCCAACGCGATCCTCCTGGCCAAGGACGGCGCCTCCGTCGGCGTCGGCATGGGCCAGGTCAACCGGGTCGACTCCGCGAAGCTCGCGGTGGAGCGCGCCGGCGCCGAGCGCGCGCAGGGGGCGTACGCGGCCTCCGACGCCTTCTTCCCCTTCCCGGACGGCCTGGAGATCCTCACCGGGGCCGGTGTGAAGGCCGTGGTCCAGCCCGGCGGCTCGGTCCGCGACGAGCTGGTCGTCGAGGCGGCGAAGAAGGCCGGCGTCACGATGTACTTCACGGGGACACGGCACTTCTTCCACTGA
- a CDS encoding FHA domain-containing protein, translating to MYSIIVVPPPTTEVEDTGTQHRLAPGERLVFGRSVPGGGLRIGHDGVSRRAGEIAAHGTFWTLSNLSAHQTYVVENPEGAGEHIKVAPGRLDAPVPFEFSRIVLPAAGDLLPVEVWAPRHDYLRGEDGADGEPTAPAFSVDRTKRYFAVLAALCEPRLRGAPHAPLPTMDQVVERLRPAWPAASRTSVQWNIDYLAVKLRLKPGPETAEPGTRLNGKKESLVSLALRFDLVREDDLAVLAAPSGQARR from the coding sequence TTGTACAGCATCATCGTGGTACCTCCGCCGACCACGGAGGTCGAAGACACCGGCACCCAGCACCGGCTCGCGCCCGGCGAACGGCTCGTCTTCGGGCGGTCCGTGCCCGGGGGCGGGCTGCGGATCGGGCACGACGGGGTGTCCCGCAGAGCGGGTGAGATCGCGGCGCACGGCACCTTCTGGACCCTGAGCAACCTCTCCGCCCACCAGACCTACGTGGTGGAGAACCCGGAGGGCGCGGGCGAGCACATCAAGGTGGCGCCCGGCCGCCTGGACGCCCCGGTGCCGTTCGAGTTCTCGCGGATCGTGCTGCCCGCCGCCGGTGACCTGCTGCCGGTCGAGGTGTGGGCGCCGCGCCACGACTACCTGCGCGGCGAGGACGGCGCCGACGGCGAGCCGACCGCCCCGGCCTTCTCCGTCGACCGCACCAAGCGGTACTTCGCGGTGCTGGCGGCGCTGTGCGAGCCGCGGCTGCGCGGGGCGCCGCACGCGCCGCTGCCCACCATGGACCAGGTCGTCGAACGGCTCCGCCCGGCCTGGCCGGCCGCCTCCCGTACGTCGGTGCAGTGGAACATCGACTACCTCGCCGTGAAGCTGCGGCTGAAGCCGGGCCCGGAGACCGCCGAGCCGGGCACCCGGCTGAACGGCAAGAAGGAGTCGCTGGTCTCGCTGGCGCTCCGCTTCGACCTGGTCCGCGAGGACGACCTGGCGGTCCTCGCGGCACCGTCCGGCCAGGCCCGGCGATGA